A genomic stretch from Candidatus Poribacteria bacterium includes:
- a CDS encoding ABC transporter ATP-binding protein — translation MYGLTVRGVTKHFHRTKRTNDKPRFHQKLQHIFRREKEVIRAVDDISLEVNIGEIYGILGANGSGKSTLLLPDAGSIQVFGDDVVNNSLKVRQVMNRVSVEASFFKRLSSEENLIYAARLYGIPAPEAERKSKQILERLGFDADRMNEEMEHLSRGMQQKVAIARALLTTPMLLLLDEPTTGLDPKSKRDVQAFIEDIRRERNAVIVLTTHDMAEAERLCDKIAIIDKGQFIAEGTVEELIANAPSQNGVPATLEDVFIALTGKGIEEED, via the coding sequence ATCTATGGATTGACGGTTCGCGGGGTAACGAAACATTTCCATCGGACTAAGCGAACGAACGATAAACCGCGTTTTCATCAAAAACTTCAGCATATATTCAGGCGCGAGAAGGAAGTCATCCGCGCAGTTGACGACATCTCTTTAGAGGTAAACATCGGGGAAATCTACGGGATTCTCGGCGCGAATGGTTCAGGAAAATCGACGCTGCTCCTGCCCGACGCTGGGAGTATTCAGGTCTTCGGAGACGACGTAGTGAACAATAGTCTGAAGGTTCGACAGGTGATGAACCGTGTCTCTGTTGAGGCTTCTTTCTTTAAACGTCTCTCTTCGGAAGAGAACCTGATTTATGCTGCCCGCCTCTACGGGATCCCCGCTCCCGAAGCCGAACGAAAATCAAAACAGATTTTGGAAAGACTCGGTTTTGATGCAGATCGGATGAACGAAGAGATGGAGCATCTCTCGCGCGGCATGCAACAGAAAGTCGCCATCGCACGTGCCTTACTCACCACTCCCATGCTTCTCCTGCTCGATGAACCCACGACAGGACTCGATCCGAAATCTAAACGCGATGTGCAAGCCTTTATTGAGGATATCCGTCGAGAACGGAACGCTGTCATTGTGCTAACGACGCACGATATGGCGGAGGCAGAGCGGTTGTGCGACAAGATCGCGATTATTGATAAAGGACAGTTTATCGCAGAAGGAACGGTAGAGGAACTCATTGCGAATGCCCCATCGCAGAACGGGGTGCCAGCGACGTTGGAAGACGTGTTTATCGCACTAACGGGCAAAGGGATTGAGGAGGAAGACTAA
- a CDS encoding ABC transporter permease — protein MLNLVRETIVSYAFIERNFNLLKRYLSWEILFFSYSIVNALTIGLIMVGRGSSEDVLYLVIGALIWGFLSVMMREVSDAITWERWEGTIEYTFMAPIYRITHLVGSCLFAILYGLLRTALVLAIMPLFFGEHIDLSNANWLTLVVTVLISSLSFIGIGLMAAIFPLLSPEKGQAATGIIQSMLLLVSGIYYEIEVLPAWLQPISQISPATYTLRSIRAAMLENASVESQIGNLSLLLVIGVLLIPLGFWVFHLGEKYAKRVGRLKRSG, from the coding sequence ATGCTGAATCTTGTCCGTGAAACGATTGTCTCTTACGCGTTCATTGAACGGAACTTCAATCTACTGAAGCGGTATCTGAGCTGGGAAATCCTCTTTTTCAGTTATTCGATCGTCAATGCGCTAACAATCGGCTTGATTATGGTAGGGCGTGGCAGCAGTGAAGATGTGCTTTATCTGGTCATTGGCGCATTAATCTGGGGGTTTCTCTCCGTTATGATGCGTGAGGTAAGCGATGCGATTACATGGGAACGGTGGGAAGGGACGATTGAATATACTTTCATGGCTCCGATTTACCGCATCACACATCTTGTGGGTTCATGTCTATTTGCGATTCTGTACGGGTTGCTTCGGACGGCTTTGGTTTTGGCGATAATGCCCCTCTTTTTTGGAGAACACATTGACTTAAGCAATGCGAATTGGTTAACACTGGTGGTCACTGTTCTTATCTCCAGTCTCTCTTTCATTGGGATCGGTCTGATGGCGGCGATCTTTCCATTGCTCTCACCGGAGAAGGGACAAGCCGCAACGGGTATTATTCAGTCAATGCTACTTTTAGTCTCCGGTATCTACTATGAAATAGAGGTGTTACCGGCATGGCTTCAACCGATTTCCCAAATTTCGCCTGCCACGTATACACTCAGATCGATTCGTGCAGCGATGCTTGAGAACGCGTCCGTTGAGAGCCAAATAGGCAATTTGTCTTTACTCCTTGTCATTGGTGTCCTCCTCATTCCACTTGGATTTTGGGTTTTCCATTTGGGTGAAAAATACGCCAAACGCGTGGGTAGGTTAAAAAGGAGTGGATAG
- a CDS encoding peptidase: MSGYYRFPTIGQDTIVFVCEDDLWSVPTEGGIARRLTSNLGATSSPRLSPDGELLAFTGREEGPSEVYVMPALGGEAKRLTYQGSNAAIVSWDADSKTILYASNAGLAFDPWIWKICAEGGEPQRLSYGPANHIDFSGDGGVVLGRLTREPARWKRYRGGTAGQIWIDPEGDGQFQPLAPVDSNFTTPMWIDGRIYFISDHEGVGNIYSCLPTGDDIQRHTHQDTYYCRSAQTDGTRIVYHAGADLFVYEIGNDTEIRVDVEFRSPRTQRQRKFVSPSYYLQDYAPTPDGHALAVTVRGKPFTMANWEGAVLQHGERNGIRYRFTEWLNDGKRLVTLSDAEGEEALEIHTRDGSAEVLRFDALDIGHVRQLAVAPQTEGDEKDQLLLINNRLELLHIDLETQEMRVLDKGHYQNIRDVAWSPDGRWCAYSFASTETTRSIKLCKIETGETWFVTDPEFNDFGPAWDPEGQYLYFLSYREFNPVYDALHFDLGFPTAMRPLLVTLQKTLGHPFIPEPRPLEEEKEDKDEGEARQDDEDMASDENSEQKPEKRITIDLEGITQRVVAFPYPHGHYGQIAGIEGKALFTAFPVQDTPPDDDEDSRPRGVLHAYDFKEQKKERLVSGINDFQLSRDAKTLVYSTGNRLRVIKAGKKTEGDSKSGSRGGPSRQTGWIDMSRVKASIVPTAEWHQMYREAWRLQRDYFWTEDMSDVNWEHVYQRYLPLLKRIATRGEFSDLMWEMQGELGTSHAYEMGGDYRNSPNYAQGFLGADFAYDAEHDGYRITHIPRGDGWESTKDSPLNAPGINVREGDILLAIAGQRVSETVSPGELLVSLANQEVQAAFRNANDGEERVVTLKVLQSESQLRYREWVSKNRRYVHAKTEGKVGYVHIPDMGRRGYAEFHRGFLAEVSYPGLLVDVRYNGGGHVSQLLLEKLSRRRIGYDVPRWGTPHPYPDASVLGPMVAVTNENAGSDGDIFSHCFKLMELGLLIGKRTWGGVIGISPHQAFVDRGGTTQPEYSFWFVDVGWSVENYGTDPDIEVDYRPQDYATEGDPQLDRAIEELLRQMEENPPEVPDFGERPRLTLPTLPKV; this comes from the coding sequence ATGTCAGGATATTATAGATTTCCAACAATTGGTCAAGATACCATTGTTTTTGTATGTGAAGATGATTTGTGGAGTGTTCCAACCGAAGGTGGAATTGCGCGGCGACTCACGTCAAATCTCGGTGCGACGAGTTCTCCACGCTTGTCACCGGATGGTGAATTGCTCGCGTTCACGGGACGCGAAGAGGGTCCGTCAGAGGTGTATGTGATGCCTGCCCTCGGCGGCGAAGCGAAGCGACTCACCTATCAGGGGAGCAACGCTGCTATTGTCAGCTGGGATGCCGATAGCAAGACGATTCTCTATGCCAGTAATGCGGGGTTGGCATTTGATCCGTGGATATGGAAAATCTGTGCGGAGGGAGGCGAACCGCAACGTTTATCCTACGGTCCTGCGAACCATATCGATTTCAGCGGTGATGGCGGCGTTGTCCTCGGTAGATTGACCCGTGAACCCGCGCGCTGGAAACGCTACCGCGGCGGCACTGCAGGACAAATTTGGATTGATCCCGAAGGGGATGGGCAATTTCAACCGCTCGCACCCGTAGATAGCAATTTCACGACACCGATGTGGATCGATGGACGTATCTATTTTATTTCTGACCATGAGGGTGTTGGCAATATCTATTCCTGCCTCCCTACGGGTGACGACATTCAACGCCACACGCATCAGGATACCTACTACTGTCGTTCCGCGCAGACGGATGGCACGCGTATTGTCTACCACGCCGGTGCCGATCTGTTTGTTTATGAAATTGGGAACGACACTGAAATCCGTGTTGATGTCGAATTTCGAAGCCCACGGACCCAGCGGCAGCGAAAGTTCGTCAGTCCATCATATTATCTGCAAGATTATGCCCCGACCCCGGACGGTCACGCATTGGCAGTGACGGTTCGAGGGAAACCCTTTACGATGGCGAATTGGGAAGGCGCAGTGCTCCAACACGGCGAGCGCAACGGAATACGCTATCGCTTTACGGAGTGGCTCAATGACGGTAAGCGTCTTGTTACGCTCTCCGATGCTGAGGGCGAAGAGGCACTTGAAATCCATACACGTGATGGGAGTGCCGAGGTTCTTCGGTTTGACGCGCTTGACATCGGACATGTTCGACAACTTGCGGTCGCTCCGCAAACCGAAGGCGATGAGAAGGATCAGTTGCTTCTTATCAATAATCGTCTTGAACTTTTACACATTGATTTAGAGACACAAGAGATGCGGGTACTCGACAAAGGGCATTATCAGAATATCCGAGATGTCGCGTGGTCGCCTGATGGTAGATGGTGTGCGTATAGTTTTGCCTCTACGGAAACCACGCGTTCAATCAAACTCTGCAAGATTGAAACGGGTGAGACGTGGTTCGTTACGGATCCAGAATTCAACGATTTCGGTCCAGCGTGGGATCCAGAAGGGCAGTATCTCTATTTTCTCTCTTACCGCGAGTTCAATCCGGTCTACGATGCACTCCATTTTGATCTTGGGTTTCCTACGGCAATGCGTCCGTTGTTGGTGACCTTGCAAAAAACCTTGGGCCATCCGTTCATCCCTGAACCTCGTCCGCTTGAGGAGGAGAAAGAGGATAAAGATGAAGGAGAAGCGAGACAGGATGACGAGGATATGGCATCTGATGAGAACTCTGAGCAGAAGCCGGAGAAACGCATCACGATAGATCTGGAAGGCATTACACAGCGCGTCGTCGCCTTCCCGTATCCGCACGGACATTATGGGCAAATCGCTGGTATTGAAGGCAAAGCACTTTTTACGGCGTTTCCGGTCCAAGATACACCCCCAGACGATGATGAGGACAGCAGACCGAGAGGTGTGCTCCATGCCTACGACTTCAAAGAACAGAAAAAGGAGAGGCTGGTCTCCGGCATTAATGATTTCCAACTTTCGCGTGATGCGAAAACGCTTGTCTATTCCACTGGAAATCGGTTGCGCGTTATCAAGGCAGGCAAAAAGACTGAAGGCGATTCCAAGTCTGGGAGTCGGGGCGGTCCGAGTCGACAGACGGGTTGGATTGACATGAGTCGTGTCAAAGCCTCCATCGTTCCAACGGCTGAGTGGCATCAGATGTATCGGGAGGCGTGGCGGCTTCAGCGGGATTACTTCTGGACAGAAGATATGTCGGATGTGAATTGGGAGCATGTGTATCAACGGTATCTACCGCTTCTTAAACGGATCGCAACGCGCGGTGAATTTTCGGATTTGATGTGGGAGATGCAGGGGGAACTCGGCACTTCACATGCGTATGAAATGGGTGGAGACTATCGGAACTCACCGAATTATGCGCAAGGATTTCTCGGTGCGGATTTCGCTTACGATGCGGAGCACGATGGGTATCGCATCACGCACATCCCGCGCGGCGACGGCTGGGAGTCAACGAAGGATTCGCCGCTGAATGCCCCCGGAATTAATGTCCGTGAAGGCGATATTCTGCTTGCTATTGCCGGACAGCGTGTCAGCGAAACGGTTTCGCCGGGTGAACTGCTCGTAAGTCTCGCGAATCAGGAGGTTCAAGCGGCCTTCCGAAACGCAAACGACGGTGAGGAACGCGTCGTCACGCTTAAAGTGCTGCAAAGTGAAAGCCAGCTTCGGTATCGCGAATGGGTATCCAAAAATCGACGGTATGTCCATGCAAAAACGGAGGGTAAAGTCGGGTATGTGCACATTCCTGATATGGGACGCCGTGGGTATGCGGAGTTTCACCGCGGTTTTCTCGCTGAGGTGAGTTATCCCGGTCTGTTGGTTGATGTCCGCTACAATGGCGGTGGACATGTTTCGCAACTGCTTTTAGAGAAGTTATCTCGCCGTCGGATTGGGTATGACGTTCCGCGGTGGGGCACACCGCATCCATATCCAGATGCCTCTGTTTTGGGTCCGATGGTGGCTGTCACGAACGAGAACGCAGGTTCCGATGGCGATATTTTCTCGCACTGTTTCAAGTTGATGGAGTTGGGATTACTCATCGGCAAGCGGACATGGGGCGGTGTTATCGGTATCTCACCGCATCAGGCGTTTGTAGATAGAGGCGGCACGACGCAGCCGGAGTATTCGTTCTGGTTCGTTGATGTTGGCTGGAGCGTTGAGAACTACGGGACGGATCCAGATATAGAGGTGGACTATCGTCCACAGGATTATGCGACTGAAGGCGATCCGCAGCTGGACCGCGCAATTGAAGAACTCCTCCGCCAGATGGAGGAGAATCCGCCCGAAGTTCCCGATTTCGGTGAGCGTCCGCGTTTGACCTTACCCACACTACCAAAGGTGTGA
- a CDS encoding acetate/propionate family kinase — protein MRILCANVGSTSFKYQIIDMETTTSLVKGGVDRIGNSPSAFTHAVPGKPSHEGEIDAPTHTAAIAHAMDLITDAEVGCFEDLGQLDGVGFKTILARGYWRSARITEDVITALETSIPLAPMHNPAYIASIRAFQELLPTTSLVAVFETWFHQTIPDYAAEFGVPRFWVEQHDIRRYGYHGASHRYISERVPQLLGRETGDGLRIISCHLGGSSSLCAIKDGESMDTSMGTSTQYGMIQSTRCGELDAFAVLYMIDKEGFSTDEIRRQLVEDSGLKGISGTSGDMRDIEAAIEIGNDDARLALETYVYGVKKYIGAYIAALGGVDVIAFAGGIGEKSPITRAKICEGLEWYGIHLDAVKNAQLTGEVDLSAANSRAKILVVATNEELIVSRETARVLKGRD, from the coding sequence ATGCGTATACTTTGTGCGAACGTAGGGAGTACCTCGTTCAAATACCAAATCATTGATATGGAGACTACGACCTCTCTCGTTAAGGGAGGCGTGGACCGTATCGGTAATTCACCATCTGCTTTCACACACGCTGTGCCGGGGAAACCGTCCCATGAAGGCGAAATTGATGCGCCGACACATACTGCTGCGATTGCGCACGCCATGGATCTAATCACCGATGCCGAAGTCGGATGTTTTGAAGATTTGGGGCAATTGGACGGTGTCGGATTCAAAACCATTCTTGCCCGAGGGTACTGGCGTTCCGCCCGGATTACCGAAGATGTGATAACCGCGCTGGAGACATCTATACCCCTCGCACCGATGCATAACCCCGCATATATAGCCTCTATCCGTGCCTTTCAGGAGTTGCTTCCCACAACCTCGCTCGTCGCAGTCTTTGAGACGTGGTTCCATCAGACGATTCCGGATTACGCCGCCGAATTCGGTGTGCCTCGCTTCTGGGTGGAACAGCACGACATCCGTCGTTACGGCTATCACGGGGCTTCACACCGATACATCTCTGAACGCGTGCCGCAGTTGCTCGGACGGGAAACAGGGGACGGGTTACGTATTATCTCTTGCCATCTCGGTGGAAGTTCATCTCTCTGCGCTATAAAAGACGGAGAATCTATGGATACGTCCATGGGCACATCTACGCAATACGGGATGATTCAGTCTACCCGTTGTGGCGAGTTAGACGCGTTTGCAGTGCTGTATATGATCGACAAAGAGGGATTCTCTACGGATGAAATTCGTCGTCAATTGGTTGAAGATTCCGGCTTGAAAGGGATCTCTGGCACGAGCGGCGATATGCGTGATATAGAGGCTGCGATTGAGATAGGAAACGATGATGCCCGATTGGCACTGGAGACTTACGTTTACGGTGTAAAAAAATATATCGGTGCGTATATTGCTGCGCTTGGCGGAGTAGATGTGATCGCTTTTGCTGGAGGTATCGGCGAGAAAAGCCCCATCACGCGAGCGAAGATCTGTGAGGGACTGGAATGGTACGGTATCCATTTAGATGCCGTAAAGAATGCGCAATTAACAGGCGAAGTCGATCTCTCAGCGGCTAACAGTCGTGCCAAAATTCTGGTTGTTGCTACGAATGAGGAATTGATCGTTTCACGTGAGACGGCGCGGGTTCTCAAAGGGCGCGATTGA
- a CDS encoding ABC transporter permease subunit, translated as MSLSTKSFPAYFSLFKVTLRQMFWSKRTVLILLGCLLSLAITLAFRFMAQGSGSVNRFIPQITLALYGLLVNLSAIFYGTAIISDEIDGKGLTYLQMRPLHRSTILLSKFAAYLVGTITLIGISHLILTGILITHPKLQNGVLFQLGMSLRYTASMALALLIYGALAALLAAKFKNPVLWGLLYLMGWESITTVPIMATGIKRLSISHYLFTLFPRYKLPRSDFNAVLGTSPLSAWVALLIIVILTVVLLWLAIRIFREREYLM; from the coding sequence ATGTCTCTCAGCACAAAATCGTTCCCTGCCTATTTCTCACTCTTTAAAGTGACGCTCCGTCAAATGTTTTGGAGTAAACGAACCGTCCTGATTCTGCTTGGATGTTTGCTATCACTTGCCATAACACTTGCATTTAGGTTCATGGCACAAGGGAGTGGAAGTGTCAACCGATTTATCCCACAGATAACATTGGCACTTTATGGACTCTTGGTGAACCTATCCGCAATTTTCTACGGCACCGCAATCATCTCAGATGAGATTGACGGAAAAGGTTTGACGTATCTTCAGATGCGCCCGCTCCACAGATCAACGATTCTCCTTAGCAAATTCGCCGCGTATCTTGTCGGGACGATTACGCTTATCGGAATATCTCATCTGATTCTGACCGGCATTCTGATAACACACCCAAAACTACAGAACGGTGTGCTTTTCCAGTTGGGTATGAGCCTACGTTACACCGCTTCAATGGCATTAGCCCTGTTAATTTACGGGGCACTCGCTGCACTGCTGGCAGCTAAATTCAAAAATCCAGTCCTGTGGGGACTGCTCTATTTGATGGGGTGGGAAAGTATCACCACGGTGCCAATTATGGCAACGGGCATCAAGAGACTTTCTATATCACACTATCTTTTTACGCTATTTCCCCGGTATAAACTCCCTCGAAGCGATTTCAATGCAGTCTTAGGAACCTCACCGCTATCCGCGTGGGTAGCACTTCTAATAATCGTTATACTGACAGTCGTGCTGCTGTGGCTCGCCATCCGAATTTTCCGGGAACGAGAATACTTGATGTGA
- a CDS encoding sugar phosphate isomerase/epimerase, producing MKLGLCTIAFQEKPLEEVIDIAADYGFDGIEIWGKSPHLPADYDENYVKNVRDMAHQKGLSISAFGSYVEPLMDLHQQHFEEAFKIAHELGTDLVRIWSGGGPSKSIAPSDKRLILFRLVSLAQWANFRNIRLGLEMHNNHLTDNVASILEAIGGVGVPSLRTYYQPLSRSDADEPHTAAEKLAEHIVNVHAQNFDETGKGCPIADGVVDYTRIVETLNTAGYDGYLEVEFVHGDNKLEALQRDRDYLASLINTTNGEMLKDLNIAPV from the coding sequence ATGAAATTAGGTTTATGCACCATTGCCTTTCAGGAAAAACCGCTGGAAGAAGTCATCGATATAGCGGCAGATTACGGCTTTGATGGCATCGAGATTTGGGGGAAGTCGCCCCACCTGCCAGCCGACTACGACGAAAATTACGTCAAAAACGTTAGGGACATGGCGCACCAGAAGGGATTGTCGATTTCAGCGTTCGGCTCTTATGTGGAACCGTTAATGGACCTACACCAGCAACACTTCGAGGAAGCCTTCAAGATCGCGCATGAATTAGGCACAGATCTCGTCAGAATTTGGTCTGGCGGCGGGCCCTCCAAATCCATCGCGCCTTCCGATAAACGCCTGATTCTCTTCCGCTTGGTAAGCCTTGCCCAATGGGCAAATTTCCGAAATATTCGACTTGGTCTCGAAATGCACAATAACCATCTCACCGACAATGTCGCCAGCATCTTGGAGGCGATTGGAGGGGTGGGCGTGCCTTCACTGCGAACTTACTATCAACCCCTTTCACGTTCAGATGCCGACGAACCACATACTGCCGCTGAAAAACTCGCTGAACATATCGTAAACGTCCACGCTCAAAATTTTGACGAAACCGGAAAAGGATGTCCCATCGCAGACGGTGTGGTGGATTATACCCGGATCGTTGAAACGCTGAACACAGCGGGATACGATGGATACTTAGAGGTAGAATTCGTCCATGGTGATAACAAATTGGAAGCCCTTCAACGCGATCGCGACTACCTTGCGAGTTTAATTAACACCACAAATGGGGAAATGCTGAAGGATCTCAACATCGCACCCGTCTAA
- a CDS encoding cysteine synthase family protein: MSKRKPEKVNLSEYPLLQIIGQTPLAKIDLFANELPNVDIYAKVETYNPGGSIKDRPVLRMLTEAIASGELTREKVILDSSSGNAGIAYAMIGATLGYKVELVIPDNASEERKKRIHAHGADIIYTEAILGYDEALREVDRRYEADPERYFFKSQYENDNNWRAHYETTGVEIWNQTGGKVTHFVAGVGTGGTITGAGRRLKSYNPDIQVCSISPEAFPGIEGLKPLGHPDDIVPEILDESVIDCRIPATIENAHEMCSRLARRGWFVGQSSGGYLYGAYKVAQQIQEGVIVTVFNDLGERYFSTRLWD, translated from the coding sequence ATGAGCAAGCGAAAGCCTGAAAAGGTGAACCTTTCAGAATATCCACTGCTTCAGATAATAGGACAAACACCGCTCGCTAAAATAGATCTTTTTGCAAACGAGTTACCGAACGTTGACATCTACGCGAAGGTGGAAACCTACAACCCCGGCGGCTCGATTAAAGATCGACCGGTCTTAAGGATGCTCACTGAGGCGATTGCATCGGGAGAACTCACACGCGAAAAAGTTATCCTCGACTCCAGCTCCGGCAATGCAGGGATTGCTTACGCGATGATAGGTGCCACACTCGGCTACAAAGTCGAACTCGTGATCCCGGATAACGCCAGCGAAGAACGAAAAAAACGTATCCACGCGCACGGTGCAGACATCATCTATACGGAGGCTATCCTCGGTTACGATGAAGCCCTTCGAGAAGTCGATCGGCGTTATGAAGCGGATCCTGAGCGGTATTTCTTCAAATCGCAATACGAAAACGATAACAATTGGCGCGCCCATTATGAAACAACGGGTGTCGAAATTTGGAACCAGACAGGCGGAAAAGTTACACACTTTGTCGCAGGTGTGGGAACGGGTGGCACCATCACAGGTGCCGGTAGACGGCTTAAAAGTTATAATCCCGACATCCAAGTCTGTTCCATTTCACCAGAGGCGTTCCCGGGCATTGAAGGGCTCAAACCGCTCGGACATCCAGACGACATCGTTCCAGAAATCTTGGATGAATCCGTGATTGATTGCCGTATCCCCGCCACCATTGAAAATGCACACGAAATGTGCAGTCGACTCGCACGACGAGGGTGGTTCGTCGGACAATCTTCGGGCGGCTATCTCTACGGCGCGTATAAAGTCGCCCAACAAATTCAGGAAGGTGTTATCGTCACAGTGTTTAATGATTTGGGAGAACGCTATTTCAGTACAAGATTATGGGATTAA
- a CDS encoding DUF1015 domain-containing protein — MIWENAISVQDYGINFNNSQGIIKKMETTVIPFRGLRYNATQVESIENVIAPPYDVIKSDERVALEARHPANIIRLILSQPQDNDTDDENQYTRAAVRMKQWISDGTLVRDTIPRYYIYDQSFNAPDGKNYTRRALIALVKLEPFENRVVLPHEKTHAGPKADRLNLMRECHANLSPIFLLYADPAGDIERIMESFTDKNQPQIDCPETFGSTHRLWCLDDIERNREIQALFSTKPLLIADGHHRYETALAFQDEMAQQTSNGYGYMMVNLVRMESPGLAVLAIHRLLSNLNADRIAYAIAKLPEAFEVHEIDTQAALMAQLDTMRGKSPAVGMYTRDDTYRLLIPHSTLPNQLDVTLVQETLIKNLFQIETLAEHISYTAYADDAVAHVKEGTDNVALLMNPTPVEQVLDVAMAGSTMPQKSTYFYPKMATGLVLNLLNE; from the coding sequence ATGATTTGGGAGAACGCTATTTCAGTACAAGATTATGGGATTAATTTTAATAATTCGCAAGGTATAATTAAAAAAATGGAAACAACCGTTATTCCGTTTCGAGGCTTACGCTACAACGCGACTCAGGTGGAAAGCATCGAGAACGTCATCGCCCCTCCTTACGATGTCATCAAATCCGATGAGCGGGTCGCTTTAGAGGCACGCCACCCTGCCAATATCATTCGTTTAATCTTAAGCCAACCGCAAGACAACGATACTGACGACGAAAATCAGTACACTCGTGCCGCTGTCCGCATGAAGCAGTGGATTTCAGATGGCACGCTCGTCAGGGACACAATACCCCGTTATTACATCTACGACCAATCCTTTAATGCCCCTGACGGAAAAAATTATACGCGTCGCGCCTTAATAGCACTCGTGAAACTCGAACCCTTTGAAAATCGGGTGGTTCTACCGCACGAAAAAACACACGCAGGACCGAAGGCGGACCGCCTCAATCTCATGCGGGAATGTCATGCCAATCTCAGCCCTATCTTCCTCCTCTACGCCGACCCCGCAGGGGATATTGAACGGATAATGGAGAGTTTCACCGATAAAAACCAGCCCCAGATTGACTGTCCTGAAACCTTTGGAAGCACACACCGACTCTGGTGTTTAGACGACATAGAACGCAATCGTGAGATTCAGGCTCTTTTCTCAACAAAACCGCTCCTGATCGCTGATGGACATCATCGCTATGAAACCGCTCTCGCTTTTCAAGATGAAATGGCGCAGCAGACATCAAACGGTTACGGCTATATGATGGTGAACCTCGTCAGAATGGAATCACCGGGGTTGGCGGTCTTAGCAATCCATAGACTCCTGTCTAACCTCAATGCAGATCGGATCGCATACGCTATCGCGAAACTGCCAGAGGCGTTTGAGGTGCATGAAATTGATACACAGGCAGCCCTCATGGCACAATTGGATACGATGAGAGGGAAATCCCCCGCAGTTGGCATGTACACAAGAGACGACACCTACCGTCTGTTGATTCCGCATTCAACGCTCCCGAATCAATTGGATGTAACGCTTGTTCAAGAAACCCTCATCAAAAATCTATTTCAGATTGAAACATTGGCGGAACACATCAGTTACACCGCATACGCAGATGATGCCGTTGCACACGTGAAAGAAGGAACAGACAACGTCGCACTCCTGATGAACCCAACCCCCGTTGAACAGGTCTTAGATGTGGCTATGGCAGGATCCACAATGCCACAGAAATCCACCTACTTCTATCCGAAGATGGCAACAGGGTTGGTCTTAAATTTGTTGAATGAATAA